A DNA window from Bradyrhizobium sp. CCBAU 53421 contains the following coding sequences:
- a CDS encoding cupin domain-containing protein — MLSAKSDVQVDTAEVRVTEWRLAPGSATGHHTHEMDYVIVPITAGEMTIVAPNGERSKAQLGAGKSYFRKAGVQHDVLNETANEIVFLEVELKP; from the coding sequence ATGCTCAGCGCCAAATCGGATGTGCAGGTGGATACCGCGGAGGTCCGCGTGACCGAATGGCGGCTCGCGCCGGGTAGCGCCACCGGCCACCACACCCACGAGATGGACTACGTCATCGTTCCGATCACGGCCGGCGAGATGACGATCGTGGCGCCGAACGGCGAGCGCTCCAAGGCCCAGCTCGGCGCCGGCAAGTCCTATTTCCGCAAGGCCGGGGTCCAGCACGACGTGCTCAACGAGACGGCCAACGAGATCGTGTTCCTTGAGGTCGAACTCAAGCCCTGA
- a CDS encoding proton-translocating transhydrogenase family protein — protein sequence MEHLAQAVDPFVFRLSIFVLAVFVGYFVVWSVTPALHTPLMSVTNAISSVIVVGALLAVGVGMVSSGSGWARGFGFIALIFACVNIFGGFLVTQRMLAMYKKKAK from the coding sequence ATGGAGCATCTCGCGCAGGCCGTCGATCCGTTCGTGTTCCGGCTGTCGATCTTCGTTCTTGCCGTGTTCGTCGGCTACTTCGTGGTGTGGTCGGTGACCCCCGCGCTGCACACGCCGCTGATGAGCGTGACCAACGCGATCTCCTCGGTGATCGTGGTCGGCGCGCTGCTCGCGGTCGGCGTCGGCATGGTGTCGAGCGGATCGGGCTGGGCCCGCGGCTTCGGCTTCATCGCGCTGATCTTCGCCTGCGTGAACATCTTCGGCGGCTTCCTGGTCACCCAGCGCATGCTGGCGATGTACAAGAAGAAAGCCAAGTGA
- a CDS encoding Re/Si-specific NAD(P)(+) transhydrogenase subunit alpha has translation MKIAVAKEIDASEPRVAVSPDTIKKFKALGAEVAVEPGAGVKSGLPDSELTAAGATVSADALKDADIIIKVKRPEASELSKYKRGALVIAIMDPYGNEAALKAMADAGVSAFAMELMPRITRAQVMDVLSSQANLAGYRAVIEGAEAFGRAFPMMMTAAGTVPAAKVFVMGVGVAGLQAIATARRLGAVVTATDVRPATKEQVESLGAKFLAVEDEEFKNAQTAGGYAKEMSKEYQAKQAQLTAEHIKKQDIVITTALIPGRPAPKLVSGEMVKSMKPGSVLVDLAVERGGNVEGARPGEVVETDGIKIVGYTNVAGRVAASASSLYARNLFSFIETMVDKANKALAVNWDDELVKATALTKDGAVIHPNFQPK, from the coding sequence ATGAAGATCGCCGTTGCCAAGGAAATCGATGCGTCGGAGCCGCGGGTTGCGGTTTCGCCCGATACCATCAAGAAGTTCAAGGCGCTGGGCGCCGAGGTCGCGGTCGAGCCGGGCGCGGGCGTCAAGTCGGGGCTGCCCGATTCGGAGCTCACCGCGGCGGGCGCCACCGTCAGCGCCGATGCGCTCAAGGACGCCGACATCATCATCAAGGTGAAGCGGCCCGAGGCCTCCGAGCTTTCGAAGTACAAGCGCGGCGCGCTGGTCATCGCGATCATGGACCCCTATGGCAACGAGGCCGCGCTGAAGGCGATGGCCGATGCCGGCGTGTCGGCGTTCGCGATGGAGCTGATGCCGCGCATCACCCGCGCCCAGGTGATGGACGTGCTGTCCTCGCAGGCCAACCTTGCCGGCTACCGTGCGGTGATCGAGGGCGCCGAAGCGTTCGGCCGCGCCTTCCCGATGATGATGACCGCCGCCGGCACCGTGCCGGCCGCAAAAGTGTTCGTGATGGGCGTCGGCGTTGCTGGCCTGCAGGCGATCGCGACCGCGCGGCGGCTGGGTGCCGTCGTCACCGCGACCGACGTGCGCCCCGCCACCAAGGAGCAGGTGGAGAGCCTCGGCGCCAAATTCCTCGCGGTCGAGGACGAGGAGTTCAAGAACGCGCAGACCGCCGGCGGCTACGCCAAGGAGATGTCGAAAGAGTATCAGGCCAAGCAGGCCCAGCTTACCGCCGAGCACATCAAGAAGCAGGACATCGTGATCACCACCGCGCTGATCCCGGGCCGTCCGGCGCCCAAGCTCGTCTCGGGCGAGATGGTCAAGTCGATGAAGCCCGGCTCGGTGCTGGTCGATCTCGCGGTCGAGCGCGGCGGCAATGTCGAGGGCGCGAGGCCCGGCGAGGTGGTCGAGACCGACGGCATCAAGATCGTCGGCTACACCAATGTCGCCGGCCGCGTCGCCGCCTCGGCCTCGAGCCTGTATGCGCGCAACCTGTTCTCGTTCATCGAGACGATGGTCGACAAGGCCAATAAGGCGCTCGCGGTCAATTGGGACGACGAGCTGGTCAAGGCCACCGCGCTGACCAAAGACGGCGCCGTCATCCATCCCAACTTCCAGCCGAAGTAA
- a CDS encoding alpha/beta hydrolase, translated as MALALAILKWLVIAAVVVYLGGLAVLYVKQRELLFPIPPVGRTAPAAAGLPDAEEHVLTTSDGEKVIVWHVPPKPGRPVVLFFPGNGDFLAGRVARFKGITADGTGLVALSYRGYAGSSGSPSEQGLLQDAAAAYAFTTARYRPEQIVAWGFSLGTGVAVALAAEHPIGRLILEAPYTSTADVAGAHFWYVPVSLLMRDQFHSDRRITGVTAPLLIMHGSNDPVIPIQFGERLFGLAHEPKQFVRLPGGGHDDLDNFGAMDTARRFIDAARG; from the coding sequence ATGGCGCTGGCCCTCGCAATCCTGAAATGGCTCGTGATCGCCGCGGTCGTCGTCTATCTCGGCGGGCTCGCGGTGCTGTACGTCAAGCAGCGCGAATTGCTGTTTCCGATCCCTCCGGTCGGACGGACCGCGCCCGCAGCCGCCGGTCTTCCCGACGCGGAGGAGCATGTCCTCACAACGTCCGACGGCGAGAAGGTCATCGTATGGCATGTGCCGCCGAAGCCGGGCCGCCCCGTCGTGCTGTTCTTTCCCGGCAATGGCGATTTCCTGGCCGGCCGCGTGGCGCGCTTCAAGGGCATCACGGCCGACGGTACCGGGCTGGTGGCGCTGTCCTACCGGGGCTACGCCGGCTCGAGCGGATCTCCGAGCGAGCAGGGGCTGCTGCAGGACGCTGCGGCCGCTTACGCGTTCACCACCGCGCGCTATCGCCCCGAGCAGATCGTGGCCTGGGGATTCTCCCTCGGCACCGGCGTTGCGGTCGCGCTCGCCGCCGAGCATCCGATCGGCAGGCTGATCCTGGAGGCGCCCTATACCTCGACCGCCGACGTTGCCGGCGCGCACTTCTGGTATGTGCCGGTCAGCCTGCTGATGCGGGATCAATTCCATTCCGACCGGCGAATCACCGGCGTCACTGCGCCGCTCCTGATCATGCACGGCAGCAACGATCCGGTGATCCCGATTCAGTTCGGCGAGCGGCTGTTCGGCCTCGCCCATGAGCCCAAGCAGTTCGTGCGTCTGCCCGGTGGCGGTCACGACGATCTCGACAATTTCGGCGCGATGGATACCGCGAGGCGGTTTATCGACGCCGCAAGAGGCTGA
- a CDS encoding tetratricopeptide repeat protein — protein MTAVPAPRSPLPEPAQRRRAAQFVIMAVALGLPLGGCSFDLGSWGSDDKPKPAAAAADKPATDTITAQDINSAKDHATRGQVLAHSGKVDEAQAEFEQALTTDPYNIQALYGRGLIYQGRGQHQQAIDDFTAASGLSPQKAEPLVGRATSYLALDKAKQAATDLDEAVQADPSNVAAWSARGQAYERLGDKAKAAASYNRVLALRPNDGSARSGLARTGG, from the coding sequence ATGACGGCCGTTCCGGCGCCTCGCTCCCCGCTCCCCGAACCTGCGCAGCGCCGTCGTGCGGCGCAATTCGTCATCATGGCGGTGGCTCTCGGCCTGCCGCTCGGCGGCTGCTCCTTCGACTTGGGATCATGGGGCTCGGACGACAAGCCAAAACCGGCTGCTGCCGCTGCCGACAAGCCGGCTACCGACACCATCACCGCGCAGGATATCAACAGCGCCAAGGATCACGCCACGCGCGGCCAGGTGCTGGCGCATTCCGGCAAGGTCGACGAGGCGCAGGCGGAGTTCGAGCAGGCGCTGACCACCGACCCCTACAACATCCAGGCGCTGTACGGCCGTGGCTTGATCTATCAGGGGCGCGGGCAACATCAGCAAGCGATCGACGATTTTACCGCGGCGAGCGGGTTGTCGCCGCAGAAGGCCGAGCCACTGGTCGGCCGCGCCACCAGCTACCTCGCGCTCGACAAGGCCAAGCAGGCCGCCACCGATCTCGACGAGGCCGTGCAGGCCGATCCCAGCAACGTTGCGGCGTGGAGCGCACGCGGCCAGGCCTATGAGCGGCTCGGCGACAAGGCCAAGGCGGCGGCATCCTACAATCGCGTGCTCGCGCTGCGGCCGAATGACGGGAGCGCGCGCAGCGGGCTGGCGCGCACCGGCGGCTGA
- the aqpZ gene encoding aquaporin Z, which yields MEMKKYAAELIGTFWLTFAGCGSAVIAAGFPQVGIGLVGVSLTFGLSVVTMAYAIGHISGCHLNPAVTVGLAAGGRFPGGQVLPYIIAQVAGAIVAAWLLYVIASGAPGFDVSKGFASNGYDAHSPGQYSMVVCFITEVVMTMMFLFIIMGSTHGKAPAGFAPLAIGLALVMIHLVSIPVTNTSVNPARSTGPALFVGGWALGQLWMFWVAPLIGGALGGVIYRWLSDEPTGIVAGVKTA from the coding sequence ATGGAGATGAAGAAATACGCGGCCGAGCTGATCGGTACGTTTTGGCTCACATTCGCTGGCTGCGGCAGCGCTGTCATCGCGGCCGGCTTTCCGCAGGTCGGGATCGGCCTGGTCGGCGTGTCATTGACCTTCGGGTTGAGTGTGGTGACCATGGCCTATGCGATCGGCCATATCTCGGGTTGCCACCTCAATCCGGCCGTGACGGTCGGGCTCGCCGCGGGCGGGCGTTTCCCTGGCGGCCAGGTGCTGCCCTACATCATCGCGCAGGTCGCCGGCGCGATCGTCGCGGCCTGGCTGCTCTATGTGATCGCCAGCGGCGCGCCCGGCTTCGATGTCAGCAAGGGTTTTGCCTCCAACGGCTACGACGCGCACTCGCCGGGCCAGTACAGCATGGTGGTGTGCTTCATCACCGAGGTGGTGATGACCATGATGTTCCTGTTCATCATCATGGGATCGACCCACGGCAAGGCGCCCGCCGGCTTCGCGCCGCTCGCCATCGGCCTCGCGCTGGTGATGATCCATCTCGTCAGCATTCCCGTCACGAACACCTCGGTGAACCCGGCGCGCAGCACCGGGCCGGCTCTGTTCGTCGGCGGCTGGGCGCTTGGGCAGCTCTGGATGTTCTGGGTCGCGCCTTTGATCGGCGGCGCGCTCGGCGGCGTGATCTATCGCTGGCTCAGCGACGAGCCGACCGGCATCGTCGCCGGCGTCAAGACTGCGTGA
- the rpsU gene encoding 30S ribosomal protein S21, translating into MQVLVRDNNVDQALKALKKKMQREGIFREMKLRGHYEKPSEKKAREKAEAVRRARKLARKKLQREGLLPMKPKPVFGAGPGGDRGGRPGGAGAGRGPR; encoded by the coding sequence GTGCAGGTTCTCGTCCGCGATAACAATGTCGACCAAGCCCTGAAGGCGCTGAAGAAGAAGATGCAGCGCGAGGGCATTTTCCGCGAGATGAAGCTCCGCGGTCACTACGAAAAGCCCTCTGAGAAGAAGGCTCGCGAAAAGGCCGAAGCCGTGCGCCGCGCACGCAAGCTGGCGCGCAAGAAGCTGCAGCGCGAAGGCCTGCTGCCGATGAAGCCGAAGCCGGTGTTCGGCGCTGGTCCCGGTGGCGACCGCGGCGGCCGTCCCGGTGGTGCAGGCGCTGGTCGCGGACCGCGCTGA
- a CDS encoding NAD(P)(+) transhydrogenase (Re/Si-specific) subunit beta, translating into MSANLSALLYLVAGVLFILSLRGLSSPASSRQGNMFGMIGMAIAVGTTLASHPPADGVAWLLVILAVAIGGGIGAVIARRVPMTSMPELVAAFHSLVGMAAVLVAAGAFYAPEAFDIGTPGNIHPQSLVEMSLGVAIGALTFTGSVIAFLKLSARMSGAPIILPFRHVINIVLALALVFFIVGLVLSGSAFDFWMITILALALGVLMIIPIGGADMPVVISMLNSYSGWAAAGIGFTLGNSALIITGALVGSSGAILSYIMCHAMNRSFISVILGGFGGETAAAGGGSGEQKPAKLGSADDAAFIMKNASKVIIVPGYGMAVAQAQHALREMADLLKKEGVEVKYAIHPVAGRMPGHMNVLLAEANVPYDEVFELEDINSEFAQADIAFVIGANDVTNPAAEEDKTSPIYGMPVLQVWKAGTVMFIKRSLASGYAGIDNPLFYRDNTMMLLGDAKKVTENIVKAM; encoded by the coding sequence ATGAGCGCCAATCTCTCTGCACTGTTGTACCTCGTGGCGGGGGTGCTGTTCATCCTGTCGCTGCGCGGCCTGTCGAGCCCGGCATCGTCGCGCCAGGGCAACATGTTCGGCATGATCGGCATGGCGATCGCGGTCGGCACCACGCTGGCGAGCCATCCGCCGGCCGATGGCGTCGCCTGGCTCTTGGTGATCCTCGCGGTCGCGATCGGCGGCGGCATCGGCGCCGTGATCGCGCGCCGGGTGCCGATGACCTCGATGCCGGAACTGGTCGCCGCGTTCCACTCGCTGGTCGGCATGGCCGCGGTGCTGGTCGCCGCCGGCGCGTTCTACGCGCCGGAAGCCTTCGACATCGGCACGCCGGGCAACATCCATCCGCAGAGCCTGGTCGAGATGTCGCTCGGCGTTGCGATCGGCGCCTTGACCTTCACCGGCTCGGTGATCGCGTTCCTGAAGCTGTCGGCGCGGATGAGCGGCGCGCCGATCATCCTGCCGTTCCGCCACGTCATCAACATCGTGCTGGCGCTGGCGCTGGTGTTCTTCATCGTCGGCCTCGTGCTGAGTGGCAGCGCGTTCGACTTCTGGATGATCACGATCCTGGCGCTGGCGCTCGGCGTCCTGATGATCATCCCGATCGGCGGCGCCGACATGCCGGTCGTGATCTCGATGCTGAACTCGTATTCGGGCTGGGCCGCGGCCGGCATCGGCTTCACGCTCGGCAACTCGGCGCTGATCATCACCGGCGCGCTGGTCGGCTCGTCGGGCGCGATCCTGTCCTACATCATGTGCCACGCGATGAACCGCTCGTTCATCTCGGTGATCCTCGGCGGCTTCGGCGGCGAGACCGCGGCGGCCGGCGGCGGCTCGGGCGAGCAGAAGCCGGCAAAACTCGGCTCGGCTGATGATGCCGCCTTCATCATGAAGAACGCCTCCAAGGTCATCATCGTGCCGGGCTACGGCATGGCGGTGGCGCAGGCCCAGCACGCGCTGCGCGAGATGGCCGACCTCCTCAAGAAGGAAGGCGTCGAGGTGAAATACGCCATTCACCCGGTGGCCGGGCGCATGCCCGGCCACATGAACGTGCTGCTCGCCGAAGCCAACGTGCCCTATGACGAGGTGTTCGAGCTCGAGGACATCAACTCGGAGTTCGCCCAGGCCGACATCGCCTTCGTGATCGGCGCCAACGACGTCACCAACCCGGCGGCGGAAGAAGACAAGACCTCGCCGATCTACGGCATGCCGGTGCTGCAGGTCTGGAAGGCCGGCACCGTGATGTTCATCAAGCGTTCGCTGGCCTCGGGCTACGCCGGCATCGACAACCCGCTGTTCTACCGCGACAACACCATGATGCTGCTCGGCGACGCCAAGAAGGTCACCGAGAACATCGTCAAGGCGATGTAG
- a CDS encoding aa3-type cytochrome c oxidase subunit IV, translating to MADHSEVAYTTADGNDYVAHEQTYEGFLMLVKWGTISVAILLALMAYFLV from the coding sequence ATGGCAGACCATAGCGAAGTGGCCTACACGACCGCCGACGGCAACGATTACGTGGCGCATGAGCAGACCTATGAAGGCTTTCTCATGCTGGTCAAATGGGGCACCATCAGCGTCGCCATCCTCCTCGCCTTGATGGCCTATTTCCTGGTCTGA
- a CDS encoding calcium:proton antiporter, which translates to MSAHGPMPRSAWLYPLLAVLLFAAVSASGYSFAPSAAGWVFAAVLLVILFGTVFAAVHHAEMIAERIGEPFGTLLLTLAVTVIEVALISTIMLGDTPAPTLARDTVFAVVMIVCNGLVGLCIFIGGIRYREQDFQITGANLYLSVLFVLATITLDMPNFTLTAPGPIYSTAQLAVISVVTLLLYSVFLYTQTIRHRDYFVSGANEAAAHGEVMSDRETAISVVLLLVSLLAVVLLAKKFSLVVDVVTVKIGAPPAFAGLVVAALILLPESVAAVSAARKNDLQKSINLALGSSIATIGLTVPAVAVAASVLDKQLVLGLSNQHMLILLLTFMVSMLTFGTGRTNILFGLVHMVVFAVFVFMVFVP; encoded by the coding sequence ATGAGCGCACACGGACCGATGCCACGGTCGGCCTGGCTGTATCCCCTTTTGGCGGTGCTGTTGTTTGCCGCGGTCTCGGCCAGCGGCTACAGCTTCGCGCCATCGGCCGCCGGCTGGGTGTTCGCCGCCGTGCTGCTGGTGATCCTGTTCGGCACCGTGTTTGCGGCCGTCCACCATGCCGAGATGATCGCCGAGCGGATCGGCGAGCCGTTCGGCACGCTGCTGCTGACGCTGGCCGTGACGGTCATCGAGGTGGCGCTGATCTCGACCATCATGCTGGGCGACACGCCGGCGCCGACCTTGGCGCGCGACACCGTGTTCGCGGTGGTGATGATCGTCTGCAACGGTCTGGTCGGGCTCTGCATCTTCATCGGCGGCATCCGCTACCGCGAGCAGGATTTCCAGATCACCGGCGCCAACCTTTATCTCAGCGTATTGTTCGTGCTCGCGACCATCACGCTCGACATGCCGAATTTCACGCTCACCGCGCCGGGCCCGATCTACTCCACGGCCCAGCTCGCCGTGATCAGCGTCGTGACCTTGCTGCTTTATTCGGTGTTCCTCTACACCCAGACCATCCGCCACCGCGATTATTTCGTCAGCGGCGCCAACGAGGCAGCGGCGCATGGCGAGGTGATGTCGGACCGCGAGACCGCGATCAGCGTTGTCCTGCTGCTGGTGTCGCTACTGGCGGTGGTGCTGCTGGCCAAGAAGTTCTCGCTGGTGGTCGATGTCGTCACCGTCAAGATCGGCGCGCCGCCGGCCTTTGCCGGTCTGGTGGTGGCGGCGCTGATCCTGCTGCCGGAGAGCGTTGCCGCGGTGTCGGCGGCGCGCAAGAACGACCTGCAGAAGAGCATCAACCTCGCGCTGGGCTCCTCGATCGCCACCATCGGGCTCACGGTTCCGGCGGTGGCGGTTGCCGCTTCGGTGCTCGACAAGCAGCTGGTGCTCGGGCTCAGCAACCAGCATATGCTGATCCTGCTGCTCACCTTCATGGTCAGCATGCTCACCTTCGGAACCGGCCGCACCAACATCCTGTTCGGGCTCGTTCACATGGTGGTGTTCGCGGTGTTCGTATTCATGGTTTTCGTGCCCTAG
- a CDS encoding M3 family oligoendopeptidase, which yields MTSRSKTASSKSAPGKSALSKAAVRKEAALRKTAAQRKPAAAGPAAKQAASKTGKLPEWNLADLYSGIDAPEVARDLQKMDADCVAFETDYKGKLAENTAKEGGGKWLAEAIGRYEAIDDLAGRLGSYAGLVHAGDSVDPAISKFYGDISERLTAASVHLLFFSLELNRVDDDVIERAMAEPTLGHYRPWIEDLRKDKPYQLEDRVEQLFHEKAQSGYAAWNRLFDQTISGLRFKVTGKELAIEPTLNLLQDKAGDKRKAAAQALAKTFKDNERTFALITNTLAKDKEISDRWRGFQDVADSRHLNNRVEREVVDALVASVRAAYPKLSHRYYALKAGWFKKKKLPHWDRNAPLPFAATGTIAWPEARNMVLSAYNGFSPRMAEIAERFFSDRWIDAPVRPGKAPGAFSHPTTPSAHPYVLMNYQGKPRDVMTLAHELGHGVHQVLAAKNGALMAPTPLTLAETASVFGEMLTFKRLLSQTKNAKQRQALLAGKVEDMINTVVRQIAFYSFERAVHTERKNGELTAERIGELWLSVQGESLGPAIEIKPGYETFWMYIPHFIHSPFYVYAYAFGDCLVNSLYAVYEHASDGFAERYLDMLAAGGTKHYSELLRPFGLDAKDPKFWDGGLSVIAGMIDELETMG from the coding sequence ATGACCTCGCGCTCCAAAACTGCCTCCTCGAAGTCTGCTCCCGGCAAATCTGCTCTCAGCAAGGCCGCTGTCCGCAAGGAAGCCGCGTTGCGCAAGACGGCCGCACAACGCAAACCGGCCGCGGCCGGCCCGGCGGCGAAACAGGCAGCCAGCAAGACCGGCAAGCTCCCGGAATGGAATCTGGCAGATCTCTACTCCGGTATCGACGCGCCGGAAGTTGCGCGCGATTTGCAGAAAATGGATGCAGATTGCGTCGCGTTTGAGACCGACTACAAGGGCAAGCTTGCCGAAAATACCGCCAAGGAAGGCGGCGGAAAGTGGCTGGCCGAGGCGATCGGGCGCTACGAGGCGATCGACGATCTGGCTGGCCGTCTAGGCTCCTATGCCGGCCTAGTCCATGCCGGCGACAGCGTCGACCCCGCGATCTCGAAATTCTACGGCGACATCTCCGAACGGCTGACCGCCGCGTCGGTGCACCTGCTGTTCTTCTCACTCGAGCTCAACCGGGTTGACGACGATGTGATCGAGCGCGCGATGGCCGAACCGACGCTCGGCCACTACCGGCCGTGGATCGAGGATCTGCGCAAGGACAAGCCGTACCAGCTCGAGGATCGCGTCGAGCAGCTCTTCCATGAAAAGGCGCAGAGCGGCTACGCGGCCTGGAACCGGCTGTTCGACCAGACCATCTCCGGCCTGCGCTTCAAGGTCACGGGCAAGGAGCTTGCGATCGAGCCGACGCTGAACCTGTTGCAGGACAAGGCCGGCGACAAGCGCAAGGCGGCGGCGCAGGCGCTCGCCAAGACCTTCAAGGACAATGAGCGCACCTTCGCGCTGATCACCAACACGCTCGCCAAGGACAAGGAAATCTCCGACCGCTGGCGTGGCTTCCAGGATGTCGCGGATTCCCGCCATCTCAACAACCGCGTCGAGCGCGAGGTGGTCGATGCGCTGGTCGCCTCGGTGCGCGCGGCCTATCCGAAGCTGTCGCACCGCTACTATGCGCTGAAGGCCGGCTGGTTCAAAAAGAAGAAGCTGCCGCACTGGGACCGCAACGCGCCGCTGCCGTTCGCGGCGACCGGCACCATCGCCTGGCCCGAGGCGCGCAACATGGTGCTCTCGGCCTATAACGGCTTCTCGCCCAGGATGGCCGAGATCGCCGAGCGTTTCTTCAGCGATCGCTGGATCGATGCGCCGGTCCGTCCCGGCAAGGCGCCCGGCGCGTTCTCGCATCCGACCACGCCGTCGGCGCATCCCTATGTGCTGATGAACTATCAGGGCAAGCCGCGCGACGTGATGACGCTGGCGCATGAGCTCGGCCACGGCGTCCATCAGGTGCTGGCGGCGAAGAACGGCGCGTTGATGGCGCCGACGCCGCTGACGCTGGCGGAGACCGCGAGCGTGTTCGGCGAGATGCTGACCTTCAAGCGGCTGCTGTCGCAGACCAAGAACGCCAAGCAGCGCCAGGCGCTGCTCGCGGGCAAGGTCGAGGACATGATCAACACCGTGGTGCGACAGATCGCGTTCTATTCATTCGAGCGCGCGGTTCACACCGAGCGCAAGAATGGCGAGCTCACCGCCGAGCGGATCGGCGAGCTGTGGCTCAGCGTGCAGGGCGAGAGCCTCGGGCCGGCGATCGAGATCAAGCCGGGCTACGAGACGTTCTGGATGTATATCCCGCACTTCATCCACTCGCCGTTCTACGTCTACGCCTATGCGTTCGGCGATTGCCTGGTGAACTCGCTCTATGCGGTCTACGAGCACGCATCCGACGGTTTCGCCGAACGCTATCTCGACATGCTCGCCGCCGGCGGCACCAAGCATTACTCCGAGCTGCTGCGGCCGTTCGGGCTCGACGCCAAGGATCCGAAATTCTGGGACGGCGGCCTGTCCGTGATCGCCGGCATGATCGACGAGCTGGAGACGATGGGCTGA
- a CDS encoding sigma-54 dependent transcriptional regulator has translation MAATILIADDDAVQRRLVENMVQKCGYEPLVVDSGDAAIAALTASETQAIDAVVLDLVMPGLDGLGVLAKIREAGLNVPVIVQTAHGGIDNVVSAMRAGAQDFVVKPVGFERLQVSLRNVLNASALKGELQRIRHSREGRLTFSDIITRSEAMAGVLRTAQKAASSTIPVLIEGESGVGKELFARAIHGSSERKAKPFVAVNCGAIPDNLVESILFGHEKGAFTGATERHQGKFVEAHGGTLFLDEVGELPLATQVKLLRALQEGTVEAVGGRKPVKVDVRIISATNRKLLDLVKAGQFREDLFYRLHVLPLTIPALRQRREDIPHLLRHFLARFCAEENRNITGISGDAMAHLSQLDWPGNIRQLENTVYRAVVMSDGDQLGLADFPQGAAHPVPEGKSLQGEPLVVSPSTAPAMISGNEIPVATILPTAGGLSMLNAAGEVRPLEDLENEIIRFAISHYRGQMSEVARRLKIGRSTLYRKLDEAAAGTRTSDAT, from the coding sequence ATGGCTGCCACCATTTTGATCGCCGATGATGACGCAGTACAGCGTCGTTTGGTTGAAAACATGGTGCAGAAGTGCGGCTATGAGCCCCTCGTCGTGGACAGCGGCGACGCGGCGATAGCGGCCCTGACCGCATCCGAGACGCAGGCGATCGATGCCGTCGTGCTCGACCTCGTGATGCCGGGCCTCGACGGTCTCGGAGTCCTCGCAAAAATACGTGAAGCTGGTTTGAACGTCCCGGTCATCGTGCAGACCGCGCATGGCGGCATCGACAATGTGGTGTCGGCGATGCGCGCCGGTGCCCAGGATTTCGTCGTCAAGCCGGTCGGCTTCGAGCGGTTGCAGGTGTCGCTGCGCAACGTGCTGAACGCGTCGGCGCTGAAGGGCGAATTGCAGCGCATCCGCCACAGCCGCGAGGGCCGGCTGACCTTCTCCGACATCATCACCCGCAGCGAGGCGATGGCCGGGGTGCTGCGCACCGCGCAGAAGGCGGCATCCTCGACCATCCCGGTGCTGATCGAGGGCGAATCCGGCGTCGGCAAGGAACTGTTCGCGCGCGCCATTCACGGCAGCAGCGAGCGCAAGGCCAAGCCGTTCGTCGCGGTGAACTGCGGCGCGATCCCGGACAATCTCGTCGAATCGATCCTGTTCGGCCATGAGAAGGGCGCCTTCACCGGCGCGACCGAACGCCACCAGGGCAAGTTCGTCGAGGCCCATGGCGGAACCCTGTTCCTCGATGAGGTCGGCGAATTGCCGCTGGCCACGCAGGTGAAACTGCTGCGCGCGCTGCAGGAGGGCACCGTCGAGGCCGTCGGCGGCCGCAAGCCGGTCAAGGTCGATGTCCGAATCATCTCGGCGACCAACCGCAAGCTGCTCGATCTCGTGAAGGCCGGCCAGTTCCGCGAAGACCTGTTCTATCGGCTGCACGTGCTGCCGCTGACCATCCCGGCGCTGCGGCAGCGGCGCGAAGACATCCCGCATCTGCTACGGCATTTCCTGGCGCGGTTCTGCGCCGAGGAGAACCGCAACATCACCGGCATCAGCGGCGATGCGATGGCGCATCTTTCGCAGCTCGATTGGCCGGGCAACATCCGCCAGCTCGAGAACACGGTGTATCGCGCCGTGGTGATGAGCGACGGCGACCAGCTCGGGCTCGCCGACTTCCCGCAAGGGGCGGCGCATCCAGTGCCGGAAGGCAAATCGTTGCAGGGCGAGCCGCTGGTGGTGTCGCCGTCTACGGCGCCCGCCATGATCTCAGGTAATGAGATACCGGTCGCAACCATCCTCCCCACGGCAGGCGGCCTGTCGATGCTCAATGCCGCCGGCGAGGTGCGCCCCTTGGAAGATCTCGAGAACGAGATCATCCGGTTCGCGATTTCGCATTACCGCGGCCAGATGTCGGAGGTCGCACGGCGCCTCAAGATCGGCCGCTCGACCCTCTACCGCAAGCTGGACGAAGCTGCGGCCGGCACCCGCACCAGCGACGCCACATGA